One Sparus aurata chromosome 23, fSpaAur1.1, whole genome shotgun sequence genomic window, CTGCCTTTCACCGTTTATTCACTTTTTAGTTTCAAGAATATTGCTTTTATTTGATCAAGATTTTGCTGAAACAGATAGTATCATGTAACATCCCAGTAGTGAAGAATGTCCTACTCACATTGTTGACTTTAGCAAAAGAAGCAATATCACAATGTGAAACGACTGGTGTTGTTGGTCTCGCATTCAAATTTAAATTTGAAAGCAGCTTTATATTATATTGCCATGAGTTGAGGTGGAGCTAATTTGAACTGCTTTATATAATCTTAAGTAGGCCAATGtgaaactgtaatttaaatattatattaacTCTTAAACTGCAGAGTAACATCTAACTATATATGACAATTAGCTGTGTGATATTTCCCCCTGAAATGTAATAGAGAAGATTCACATTTAAACCATTATTGCAAGCTGGGACTGTGAAAAACTTTTCACATCAGACTCTGATTAGTTCAAAATATTGGAAATTTTGAGACAATCTTTATCTCCCACTTAGTGATACGAACAACAGACATTTGCTGCAAATGCACCATCGTTAttacatcaaaataaaatccatctGATTGTAACTCCGGCACTGCTAATTGCTAAACCAAGTTGAAACAATGACTTTTCCCATTCTGACAAGATTGTGTGAAAGCAACGTGATAGCTACTTGGCAAGCTAGCTCATTAGCGAATTGGCAAACAAACTACCAGTCAGTAGTTAATGGTTAACATGGTAATGTAAGGGGTGTAAGAATATATTAAATACAGAGGTTCAGTACACTTTAAAGTGTGTGTACTTTCCTTGAGTATTACTATTATTAGTGCACATCTAGAGCATTAATTATTCATgaaatttatatattttttccactgCAGTAATTTCTCTTTCATACACAGTACATAGCCTATACAAGGTTTGCTTGAAATGATTGGATTTGCCTATTTATAAGTATGAATAGTCATTAATTTTAAGTTTATAggggcaatttgtaagatagttgattgttgagtctcattcccaggtcgcCAAATACTGACGGTTTGTTTTGGCATTCGGCCTGACCCaacaacccaaagcatcagtgtcTGAccacctgggaatgagactcaaaagtAAGCAGTCAGTCTGAAGAATTGtttgaattgtgtgtgtgtgtgtgtgtgtgtgtgtgtgtgtgtgtgtttgtgtgtgtgtgtgtgtgttcattcaaGCTCATTGCTTGCTCATAATAATCCCCCTGACTCTGTATCAACAAGGCTGGTTgatgcacacatgcaaacactcaTACCATCAGATGAATGtgaatttattttgatttgCTCTCAGACCTTCAGTGCAGCAGGTATTTTTACTTGACTTTGACATAGGtgttataaaaaaacattatgatgGCTCTCTTATATTCTAAGTGCCTGTCAACTGAGCCAGCATGAACAAAATAACAGGACCCGAATCATAAAATATCAATGTGTGATTTTCATGCCACTCTCTTGGGGAATTTTGAGCCCCGTAAAGAGTTAAACATGTCAGTGCACTCATatacacactgacatttaaacacacatacataggcCCCACCCATGGCAGACATCCCTCTGTCGCTGTGCAGCGACGTAACAAGATTAATTGCCAAAGGTAATCCAAAAATCCCTCGGCTTAGACAAATTAAGGACAGTTTGCCTCTCTGGGTCTCCTCCCCTTTCACCTCCCATCCTGCTATCATCTCTCTTTTACTCCTCCCCTCTGTTGTCCCCCTCCGTCTGTCATTTATCCTCCTCCATGACAGCTGATATaaagatatacacacacaaacataaatacacatcatATTTTCAAACTGAGATCTAATGTAGGCGGCGAGCTCTGTTACATTAACGCTGTCATCGCCATGGAATTGCATAATCAGGATTAGAGAGGGACacctctgcgtgtgtgtgtgattgttagATCTGTTAATACACCACTGTCTTTGACCTCCAACTGAATTAAAAGTCATTCGTGTTTGGAAGGTAAATCtgaagctgcagccagcagcctGTAATGCAGCCTGACTCTTTCAAAAGCTAACAGCGTCAGACAATACACCATGAACATTTTATTTGCCAGCAACAGCAACTTCCTGTGGACTTTGAAAGTTGCCTGAAAACAGTTCAGAGCCAAAAATTAGGCTGTCCTTTAAACCACCATCAAAGAGCATATTAATGTTTTTACACTTAAATTTTTGTAAAGGTTAAACGATTGATATGTAACAAGTTGATTTGCTTTAGATATACTGGATGGCAGTTTTATTCCCTTTGGacagagctaggctagctgaGCAAAGCTAATGGCTAGCAACTGCTAGCTAATGGCTAGTGTccaaatagtgttttttttttttttcggggcAGAAAAGCACTGGCTGTGCGTTCAGGGGTGCTGACATGATGCGTTTGtgtgctgagagaaaaaaatgcatgtgCACCTTTTCTCTATGACAGAAATGTCTTGACAGCCGCCACTATACTAATGACACTGCCCCTTTGCGCTCTACTATCCGTTTTTTAGTTGACATCTGGACATCAGAGCCAGGAGAATTTGGGTGCATGGCATAATCCATAGTAGACAAACATATAGTGAATATGATCACTTAGGCCAGGAACAAGAAAAAGAGCAACGATGACGCCACCAGCACCTATCCGAAAAGCTGATATTTCCTTGCACtcggaaaaaaaagatgctgaGCGCTGCACCTTTTCCTCGGGTgtctgcctgctgctgcagatGCTTGCTCTTCATtggaaacaaaagacagaagacCCTGGACCTCAGAAAAAAATGCTATTCCGACAAAGGCCCTAAGGCTTCttacacacactgactgatatGAGAGCGCAATCAGTCTCCTCATCTGATTTTTCGCTATAAAAGGAATAAGCCCATTTCCCAAAGTGTTGGGCTGTTGCTTTAAATGAGACAACTCATgtacaaaatggaaaatatgtttaaaactATGTCTTTAACTCAAAATTCGGAAAATGTGATCCCTGACACCGTGATGAAATTGTAGTATCTGTTGTTGATTATTTGGTTCCCATTCGGAAATAAACAGGCTGGTGTTGTTGTACGTTTCAGTTGGTGACCATCTGGTGACAAAAGGccagtaaaaaaacacacattgtttAGAATTTCAGTTTGGTGTTACTCACCACTAAGCCCCTGATGGTCTGGCTTTGCCTGATACGTTATGGATCTTAACAATTAAATCATATTTGGCAATTCCCACTCTTTGCAGTGCCAAATgtccacattaaaaaaaataaaataaatactgttcATTCTGATTACTAGTAGTACTCACTGCTGTCACCCAGAACTGTCTGtactaatttaaaaaacagtcaaggaacagttcacccaaaaatgattCATTATCTACCCACTCCAAGTagtctctttatttagttgaattcatgtttttgtgAATAAAGCAGGTGATTCATAGGATAGgttcactcaaaaatgaaatgctCAGTCATTACTTCCTCACCCCCATGCTAGTGGTAAGCCGGGTGAGGTTTTGTAgtcgacaaaacatttctggagcctctcAGCGAAACAgaattgcagcattctcctataTAATTGTAGAAGGTGGATAGGGACTTTCTAAAAACCTAAAAGTACAACCCAAAACAAAGCATGAAACAGCTTGTCTTTCATTATCCACGTCTCATTAGGCTCTGAAATccaaaattgattaaaaaaacccattttaaagccaaaatcttcgCTGCAGCTGCCGAGCtaaaaatgttagcatgccCCCATTGTCTGAAGTAGGTAAACGAGCTTGATGAGGGTGCAAATAACATGTTATTTTAATATGATTTGATTAATATGAACATACACTACATCAATTGGGTGATATATGAGGTTTTGGATGCAATCAATGGGGGGAGGGCTGATGGGggatgatttaatatttaatatcaaATTAAATGTCCAATCAGTCAGTCTAGAGCTGGTAATGTAAATGCTTTGGATAAAAACATAGACTGAGTCCTGTGAATTTTCTGCCAGTGGGTTGCATAATGACATTTTAGCTTGAGTTCAGAACACCCCAAAATCAGGACGATGACCACAGTTCTTATCTAGGTCGCAGCAGATTTAGGCTGGACTGCTGCCAGTAACTTACATCAGTTAGTCAGAAACCTGTTCAGGTCAATGTAGGAAGACATGTCTCTGTCCAGGGACTGCAGGATGGTGAATTCATAGTTTCAGAGACCCAAATTTAGAGGACTGAAAATGAATGGAGCAACATGCGAGGCTGCTCAGAGTTAGAACGATTAGAAATGAGAAAGATGTTTTGGTTctaaaagtcaaatatataaAGTGATTAGCTGCAACAGACAATGGATCTGTAAATGTCTCGTTATAGGAGACATGAGTAGTCAAAATAAGACAACAGTGTTTTGTATTACAAAGAACAATGTCTGATATACGCTGACAGAAAAAGGTTTAGTATAAGCCGGAGAAATGTGTGCCTGTGCTTTACAGTATATCATTTGTGTGCATGGATGTTCACTTTTGtcatttcagtgtttccagTTAGAGTAACTTGGCTTGACTTGGATCTAGGTTCAAAGGACCACTTAGAGTTTGAAGCTTGTGTCTTTCCTGTAAGATCAACAGACAAGCATGGTGTCCATGTGGACCACTGTGGGCCAGACATATCTCCTGACATTTTGTAGACATCCATTGTCCCCAGTGGATGGAGCCTCCTGACATGGTAATTCCCTGACTTTCTTCTTGAGCACTGCCATGATTTTTTGGTATTCATGTCTGACAACTTCTGGATGAATtgcaattacatttttattgccTCCAATACTAATAACGTTCCCACCAGCCTCAGCTGTCCCACAGTCTCCAGTAGCCATTTACTGGGCGAAAGAAACTTTACTGGGGTGGTTTCAGTGCAAGATTTCTCAAGGGTCATTATTAAAATGAGGCACAAATGAGATCTCTGTTCTATTTTAAAGTGGAGAGTCAGTTCAATTCAAGAAATGCTGATACGTTTCCCTCAACAATGTCAATGTAATCCAAATCACAGTTATGTATAAATTCAACCATTTTAATTCTGTTCAGTAGGTAGGCTTAGAGGTGAAACAGTTAGTCAGTAAGTCAATCAAGGAACAGAAAATTACTTGGAAACTATTCTGACTATATCTTTAGGTGACTTTTAGATAAACCAAAATTCCGGATACTCTCTAGTTCCAGTTTCTGAAATGTGAACATTTGCTGCTTCGCTGGTCGGATGAATTACATCTTAATTTGTCAAACTATGCTCTGGGAAATGGTGATAGGCTTAGTACATTTAAGCATACATGTACATACAGCCTCATGTCTCCCCCCAGTATTTCAGACAGCCCTTGGTGACTTAGCAGTGTTTTGCCTTTAAGGGCTCTCTGGTCTGACCGGCATGCAGACAGATTGTAGGTGAACAGCCGGCGGTGGGATTTTGTCGGTCTAAAAGCTCACAGCTGAACCTGAGGCCCTGTGAGGCTTCTGCTATAGGTATTTACATGCACACATTACTTTGGCTTTGTTGACAGCTTTAATCATCCAAGCCATTATATTTTTAGGAGTTTTTACAGAGAAAAGGAGCATTGCAACCAtcacaaaaggttttttttcttgggtTAGGAACATTGTAAACCCAAACAACAATATAGGCAATATTATATATAACATTGCAGCAATGTTGTTATGAGTACTTTTTGCTGTTACCTcaattcaatatttaagtgcaACATAGGAAAGGCTGACAAGGACATTAATCAAATGGATAacatggtgtgtgttttttaatttacaacTGAGCAGTCCTGACTTGGTGCATGTGTTATTATTTCTGCTGGGAGATAAATGAAAAGATGGATATCACTTTCATGCTTGTCTGTAAATTTAAAGCTTGATCCAGCAGcggtttagcttagcttagcttaaacAAGGGGAAACAGGAGAACAGCTAGCCTGACTTAGTGAGAAAGTAACACAAATTCTACAGCTCTCCAAAATCTAAATTTCTTAATGTTAAAAGAGAGGCTGTTGCCTTTTTCTTTCTGGCAACAATCAATCCAGCTCAGTGAGGACTCCAGGAAGTAACTGTgtatggccaaaaaaaaaagtgtcactgttttgttttccagtctTTTTACTAAGCTAAGCTTCGCTAACCAGCCGCTGCCCTTACCAGAGTGGTTTCAATCTCCTCATCTGActctaaagaaaaaaagtctatTTCCCACAAGTCAAACGTTTCTATTAAACTTGTAGTTTCTTTGCAGAGGATCTGAGAAACAAAAGTCTACGTTAGACATTACAAAGGGCATTAATTTAAAGGATATAATGGTTCTATTTGGGTTCCTTATGAAACCTTGGCGGGGGAGAGCGGTTATTcattttaagtatattttggTGAGATAACTGAAGCATCATATTATTGTGGCATTCATTCTTACTTGAGACAATCTATGCTGGTGATCAGTTTCTTTTATAATCCTCACATTTGCCAATTTAACTTGACCTTTGGTGACCTATATACCTGCATGCTGCTTGGATAACATTCTTCAGAATTTTAGTCAAATCGAGCTCATCcagtttgttctccaacatCAACCAACAGGACTGAAAGGTTTATAATGTAGCAACTTCATATAGGCTGTCATAGTAAACATCAGTATCGTGAAGGTGCACTGCAGGTGATTGCACGTGAACACAGGCCCTGCAAATAGACGAGCATTAGCCTCCTATAATCCACTTAAACTAATCTTTCGCAGGTTTGGAAAACAGCCTCCACTATGCATAGAATTAAATATTTCTCTCATGCAGGAACTTTGCTATTGAAAGCCATTCGTCAAATGCTAAAGAACCACATCAAATTAGCAATAAAGTGTATAATCCATTAATATAAAACATTAACCTTGTGCTCCCTGTGTTCATAGCTGCTTCTTTACAGATTTTATAGTGCCACTGAAATACATGGAGAAAGACACAGGAGGGGAAATAAACCGCCGCTGAAATCATTCATTACCGCCCTCACGTACAATGAATCATGGCAAATTTCATGTTAAAGTCATTTTACAAGGAAAAGCACCAAATactttgttgtttatttatgaaataaacaaattaacGAGTTGGAAACTTTGGCAACATTTGAAATATTGATTAACTCTAAAATAAACTACAATACAAAACTCAAAAGCAATATAACTCACCCTGTTTAGCGCTGGTCCGTCTCAGTTCTCTGgcttttattttatgatttattgTGTTGCATCCAAATGTCCTCCAGACAAATCCACCACCGCTGACTGATGAGAAGTCGTTGCGCACTACTCCCTCTCtatctccccctccccccctttcCGTGTTAATCTCCACAATATCCCTCGCTGCCAACCACTTACTGTCCACCTCCACTGCAGGAAAGTCCATCTTTAACAGCCAATTCATCTGACACTGTGACTATATGACTGAATTATCAGATTTGCAAGCTCTATCAGTCTAAATGATGTGTTCAGGTGCCCATATTTTACAGTGTACCAGCTGAGCCTCAGCACCTCCCTGTGATTTCTAATCAACAAACAATGGAACAATGAAGGGATGCTGATTTGTAGTCTTATTTAGAATACAAATACAGATGATGTCAGActcattttttgtatttcagaaaaaaaaaaaaaaagataaatcagaAAGAACATGAGCTGAAATCATCTGCAAGGGGCGAATCAATCAAGTTGGTTGTAGTTGGACGTAGTTCAAAGTAGATCAGTGCCTTCAGTCGAGTTGCCCTGCAGGCTTTGGCACTCTGGAAAGCAACCAACCTTTCAGAGCTGTCAGTCATACAGGGAACACTTGACCTGAGGGACtagagcttttttttctttttacttttagtaCATACTGCAGCTGCCTTTATGTATGTAGTGTTGCCAACAGTACGCATACAATTAGCACAATGCAATAATGCACTTGAATCTAATTGTGTGCATTTTATAATTTCTCGAGTTATAATTAAGTGTTAACAGTGATTCAAAAACTCTTTGGGATGGTGTAAGGCAGAAACTCACATTGTCTTTCCCTCAGCGTGTCTTTAACACCAAATGAAGTGATATTTCAGTGACTGGGACGCTGGAATGACTGAGTGATGATCtcacaatgcagtactgagcaTCTCCAGCAGATGGCCATGGTGCATTATAGTATCTAAAACAGCCCAAGCAACTGAAAATATGATTGAATGATAGGTTATCAGCACAAATAagacacagacaggtgacagagtGTCTGTGTCATATGTGTGCTGATAAGCTATAGAATAGTACATGACCCTGTGGAGTACACGGTGTCCTGCTTAATTTGGCCGTATTGTATCAATGCTGTGATGTTTCGTTATTGTACCCGCGTGAAGGTTTAATGTGGTTTTTATATAACGGATGTGCTGACATAAAGCAAGCAGGCTCACATGGTGGTAgctgtgaatgtttctgtgcaACAAGAGTCACTGTCAGTCCTCTCTTACACCGTACTGCATCCACACCTACACAATATATGTTGTCTCACGTGTGCTGGGACTCAGCttaacatttgacttttttttttttttttaaaaagtatgtcTGTGTAATAAATCCTCTTTCTTGTCTAAGAAAATGTTAGTTGTAAAACGATCACATTGCTGTGACAAAGCTGTTGTAGTGTCAGTCAGTGACTGAATGACACGTGCTCCTCTGCTCTGAACATGAACGCTGAACTTTGTGTTGTTTCGGGAAGAGAACTTCCTCACTTATACTCCCATGTCGGTTTCACATcccctccatcagctctgtaTGATTCCCTGGAACaaagacatgaagaaaagaTTTTGGCAGTGTTTGTTCATCAGTGATTTCAACCTTCAGTTTGTTCACAAATCCCATCAATAAAGTCTGTTAAAGGACTTTTGATCAATGATGTCATGTGCAGGTTCACTCAGCACATGCGGTCAATGCAGAGTCTCAACTATgtacaagcaaataatgaaTGATCTCCTTATTGAATCTTACAGCAGCATCAGCGACTGACTGATTCACCTTCCGGGTGGAAACACCTGCCCACCCAAAGGTGGGTTCCTCCATAGACATATACATAGGCGCCTCACTGAGTGGGTTACCTCAAAGGTTTCATGCCCATTCAAGCTTCTTAGGCACGTGCCCAGATGATTGATTTCTGAATTTAtttagatgtttgtttttttcatattgtatTACTCATACTGTTTTTATAATATGTGgccatgattttttttattatgagtaaaaaaaaatatcttccAATTATGTCATGGACAGAGTTGGGAGAGTTGCTTTAATAATGTATTCTGATATAGTTACTAAATACCAGTTACATATTGTAGTCAGTAACATAACCGAAGTTTCACAATTTTAAAGTAATGGTATTTGATTATTTTCCGTTTCTTTTAATACCTCAATACCAGATATTCTAATAAAGGCAAGAGAAAAAGTGTAAGTCGCTGTGTATTTCgatatgttgttgttttctgctttgaAGACAAAATAATGTTGAAATTCCCACCGAGTGAAAGTGTTTTCTTCCCCAGAGGCCATGTTACTGAACTGACAGCCGTATGATTAGCTTTAGTTTCACCGGTGACATTGTGCTGTGTGTAGTTTGTTGTTCTTTATGTTAATTATGTGTTTCTCAATTTAGTTTGGAGTGGAATTTTCGTTAGTATACTGTGATATCAGGGTCATACAGGGTCAGGGTATCAACGGTCAGAGTCATAACATTAATGTCAAGTCAATAACTAGGAGACCAAACCTGACCACGCTATCTGGGGAGTTTATTCATTAACCATATTaactgctgtctgtctgcagctatcagttttctctttctgtgccattataaataaaaataaactggaaaaagtaaaaaaaaaaaaaggatttgctATGATCAAAAACAAGTTAATTGAGAACTGTCCTGCACTTGGGATAATGATGGTGACATAAGTTTACTTTACagctataaaataaaaacttggCCGTCTCATTTTTGACTTGTGTTGTGCATCAGTGGGGTAATACATATAAGATATAAACATATAAGTTGTGTTAATAGTCAAGATAATATAAGTCTGTATAAATCATATGGGGAATGAACCACCTTCATTAACTGAACATGATAGTAATGTTGAAATTGACCATTCTGCATTTTCTTCTACTTTCATACTTGAGATGTATTGTGACTTGTGCACTTTTGCTTAATTTCAATGCATGACCTTTACAAGTAAAAAGAATCTCTCTACACTGTGGCCTCTCTTTTACCCCAGATCTGTGGACGTCTTCCAAAACAGCcaagtttacatttttggttagaaataagagaaactgcTCAGTTAAATTGAGGGGTGATCTTAGCTGATAACAGTCCGTCCAAGCTGAAAACAATTGTATGCTTGAAGACGATGCAGGCTTCTCAAAACCTGTCATTTAAGCTCTTAATCACCAACGTAATGTCTGGAACAATGACAGTCAGCAATGAACTGGTgaagtgttgtttttaacaATCTTTTGTGTGTTCAGTTAAAGAAAATGTGGCCTTGGGTCAAAACGGTACCATCACACGTTCTGCTGATAGGGTGTGATCCTCCGGGACAAATAGAAAACCAGAAAATGAGGTTCTTGTGACTTAAAATGGCACGGCTTGGTGATATATTGGGGTTATGATTCTCCCTGGTCAGTCTGTTGCCATACAATAGGAGGTCATACGTATGTTGAACAGATGTTAATGTCTGGATAAGAATGCCAATTTTCCCTAACAATATGAAGAGCTGTTATTAATGAGCATATTATGGCAAAGTGTAATCTTTGATTCATTAGCTTTTTAGCTAATGGTCATATCATTCTACAGATTTTGTCTTATAAGACCCAGCTTTTTAACCAATTCAGTTTTAAGATGTACACTACAGTCAAAATGTCCAGGCCAGCCTTCTGGTTTGGATTTATTGTTGTAAACATTACCCTGCACCCTAAGGTCACGATGAACAGGTCATTTGACAGATGCAGACAGACACCAGAGTCCAgctcaaaatgtttattcagattAGAAAACAGATCAGAAACATTGCCACAAGTGTTAGAAATGTCAAAAGGGGGTGAACTAGACAGCAGTCAGAAaacagcaaaatgacaacccCAGTCCAAACTCTCGAGTCTAAACATCCATCCGTCCTTCTATGACATTTAAAAGCAGTGACACCACCATGACATACTAGAGCTTCACGTAAAAGATCAAGCAGATTACATCATTACAATGCACTCAGCGAATGAACAGCTGGAGGCGTTTTTCCATTTAAAGCCTGTGTGTAGAATTTTAAACAGGCTCGTTCCTGGGGTTTTTGTTTAGCTCTTGTTCCCCAGGGTGTGCTTGTCAAACAGGTACTCTGCCATCTTGTTGGTGTGGGCATCCATGCGGGTGAGGTTGGTGATGTGGTCGCCCAGCTtcttgatggcctccacctgcTCGTTCAGGTAATGGGTCTCCAGGAAGTCACACAGCTGAGGACACGATCAAAGAACAAAATGTTAGATTTGGTAAAGGGCAAGTATCTCTAGAGCATCGTTGCAGCATTAATAGAATCTTCAAACTACTTACATGAGGATCTACGTGGTCAGAGGCCAGCTTGTGCAGGTCCAGCAGAGCCTGGTTGACGTTCTTCTCCAGCTGCAGGGCGCACTGCATGGCCTCCAGCCCACTCCCCCACTCATCACGCTCTGGTTTCTACAGAAGAGAAACATTCAATTATAGTAGACTGAACACTCATATTAAGTCTTGTGTACACAGAGCACAATAGTATGAGTCACCAGTACAACTACTACTGCCATTTATCACCCTCTGTATCATTACAAGCTCAGAGGACTAACTCCGGTATTTAAACAGCGAGGAAAAGAGGTTTAATTCAGGCATGATTTAAGAAAGCATGAGCTGTAATAGCAGCCAAGTAGACTGCTACTAAAATTAGAGCCAAGATAAATATCAGTCTAATATAGATGCCGAACATAATGCTGTATGATTGTACAACTTTCATAGAATTTAATAATTGGTGGAGTCAATTCCATCTGTACTATACGCATTGGGTGTGGTAAGACATGTCCAGACAGGACCAATTCTCCACCAAGTACCAACCTTGACATCCTGGAGGAAGATGCGTCCTCCCCTCTTGTTCTGGAAGGACAGCAGCTTCTCGGCGTGCTCCCTCTCCTCATCACTGTTCTCCTTGAAAAAGTGGGAGAAGCCTCCAAGGGCCACATCGTCACGGGAGAAGTAAAAGGCCTgtggagggggagagacagGAGGACAAAAGCAGTTATTAGGAGGAGAAGGTACCCATCATTATTTGGCCCAAAACAGAAGAGTTACAAAACAGTGGTTATGCAGCCAGACGGTGACCAGTCACACTGAGTCATGATTCCTAGTAGCTTTGGACACTGATAAGCACTGGGTTAGGAGATGAGGGGGTGTAAACACATGCAGCATAAGCATGACACAGCACTTTAGTCAGGGCTGCCACAATTCTTGTCGAGCAACCTGCCAATCACTGATAAACATCCAGGGAACTAGCTACTATTGAATTGCTGCAATAAGTAACAGCAATACACCAATAATGTATACACAATACGCAGCATTTTACGTCATAATATTCGTTTTAACATGAATAATGTCAGATAATGTGGGTAGAGGATGAACTATCACGACAACACACAGTACAAAGATAAAATACGCATGCATCCATGTGTAAGCTATTAAAAACAGTATTCTGAATGTTGTTTCTCACCATAGAAGTGTAGGTGTAGGAGGCAAACAGCTCCATGTTGACCATCCGGTTGATTGCAGCCTCGCAGTCGCGGTGGTAGTTCTGACGCACTTGGGACTCCATTTTGGCTGGCGTTTCTGGTGCTTTTTCTTAACAAAACGGTACAAAAATAGCTTAACGgcgattttgtttttttcagtagtGTTCAAGTATGGAAGGCTTCTCGTGGAATGTAGACGAGCTGAGCGAAAAGAGGGACGAAGAAAGAAGTTCCGTTCAAACACTGTTGAAGCAAGAACTCCTCGGCGTTTCTTCCCTGTTGTGAAATGGCAGTG contains:
- the LOC115576013 gene encoding ferritin, middle subunit; this translates as MESQVRQNYHRDCEAAINRMVNMELFASYTYTSMAFYFSRDDVALGGFSHFFKENSDEEREHAEKLLSFQNKRGGRIFLQDVKKPERDEWGSGLEAMQCALQLEKNVNQALLDLHKLASDHVDPHLCDFLETHYLNEQVEAIKKLGDHITNLTRMDAHTNKMAEYLFDKHTLGNKS